The Thermoanaerobacterium sp. PSU-2 DNA segment GAAAGTTGACTGAGGCTGAAGAAAACTTATTAAAAAAGTTCGTTACGAATTTATATGGGCCTGTTTATTTTATACATTCACTGCCAGAATTTATAATACCTCCTATTAATTCAAAAGTAAGCAGAAAAGACACCAGTTGGAGGCTAAACATATTAGAATCATTGACATCAGGAGATCTTGATATAAGTGATTTTTTAACGACACCAGATATTCCACTTGATGAGGCAATGCAGAAGGCAAAAGCTTTTCATGAAAAATGGGTGGAAAAGTTCGGCCATTCGTCTATAGCAGAGCAGAATTTGATGCACTTGTGTATAGAAGACACTTCAAGATTTTTGTCTGGCGATATAGAATTGATGAATAAAAGACCGTCTTACATAGAGTGGAGCCAGAGATATCAAAGACCGAATAGGGATAGATTTGTAATACCTCCGGAGCTTGAAAATTATCCGGAGTTAAAAGAGAAATTTATAAAAGTATGGAATGTATCTTTTGACGCATATGAGATGCTTATAAGTAAACTCACTGATTATTTGAAGTTAACTGTTGAGAAAAATAAACATGAAAGCGATAAAGCGTATATTGGAAGGATAAGTAAGATAGCTTTTGAGGATGCAAGATATGCTTTGCTGCTGTCTGCAAAGACCAGCTTTGCTGTGGCGTTAAATGCCCTTGATTTGCAAGATATAGTCAGAAAATTGCAATCCCATGGCACAAAAGAAGCAGAAATATTGGCAAGAAATATAATTGACGAAGCAGAAAAAATTGCACCAAGCATGATGAGGCATTTGAGCCCATCTAAATACCAATTGACTGTAAATAAAGAGATGGAATATTTAGTCAATGGGTATGATTTAGAGGATGTTTCCTTGGATTCAGATGTTGAGTTGATTGATTACACAGGCAAAAGCGGTGATATGACTTTTCTTGATATATTGACTATGCATATTATTTTCTCTTATACAGGGAAACCAGTGGAAAGCATTAAAAATTTGGTTATGAAGTTGGGAAAGGAAGAGAAAGCAAACATTGTGAAATTAGCTTCTTCTAAGATAGATCAGTTTGATCATCTTATAGAGCCTTTTAGATCTGTAAGGTACAAATTTCAGTTAAGATTAAGTGAAGCTGCGTGGCATCAACTATTGAGGCATAGGATGATTAATTTTAATACTTATAAGCCAACTATAGAGAACGGGTATACAGTGCCTCCAAATATTGAAAAAGCTGGGTGTACAGATGTATTAAAGAGGGCGATTGATGAAGCTGAAAAATTATATTTGGAGCTACACGAAAAATTACCAGAAACAAGCTCATATGTGGTTACAAATGCTCATAGGCGGATTGTTTTGATGGATACAGATTTGTGGGCTTTTGATCACTATGCTAATTTAAGATGCACGCCGGAGGCTCAATGGGATATAAGGAACATTTCATTTAAAATGCTTGATTTAATAAAAGAAGTTACACCGGAAGTGGTAGAATTTCTGGCGCGAAGAAAACAGTCGTGAGGTGATTAAATGGAGACCGAATACAAAGCAATTAGTTTGCCTAAGTTAAATAATTTAAAACCTTCTTTGGAGTCGACGGCTTTGAAACTTATGGAGGAGGCAGGAGAGCTGGCACAAGCTATAGGAAAGTTTAGGGGTCTTAATGGGGAAAGAGTAAAAATGTCAAACAAGGATGTGGCTGAGAAAATATCTGAAGAACTTTTGGATGTGGCACAAGTGGCAGTATCGATGATGTTTGTTTTAGAAGACCAGTACAACATAAACATAGATGAGAAGCTTAAAGAACACATTGAAAAATTGAAGAAAAAAGGATATATAAAGTAATATTATACGGCAATGCCGTATATTTTTTTTTCATGTGCACATATTAAATTTGAACGATCATGAAAGGAGGAATCAAGTTGCAACAAATTTCCAGCAAAGAGTTGATGTACATTGATGATGTGCTTTCGCTTCAAGAACACATGGTTAAATGCTTAAATGACAGCGCTTCAAGGCTTAAAGATCAACAGTTAAAGGCATTGTGTCAAAATTTGGCCGACAGATGTCAAAATAGTTTTAATTCTATAGCAAGAAATTTAGGATAAGGAGGGATACATATGATGGGTAATACAGGCATGACGGATAAAGATATAATGATGGGCGTCTTAGGAGATTACAAACTTGCCATAGAGGTGCTTTCACATGCTGCGACAGAAGCAGCCAATGAAAACCTCAAGAGGGATTTTATCAATGCATTAAATTCTACGTTTGAAGAACAAAAGCAAGTGTGGAACGCCATAAGCCAGAGAGGCTGGTATTCAGTAAAACCAGCACAGATGCAAGACATACAAGAAGCAAAAAATAAATTTAGACAACCAGCGGGTGTTATGTAAAAAGAAAAAAATGTGGTACAATAATGGAAGTAGTGAAATACTACTTCCATTATTGTATTGTTTAAAGGAGTGATTATTGTATGTACGATCTGATTATACTGGGTGGTGGCCCAGCGGGACTTGCAGCAGGTCTCTATGCTTGCAGATCTAAATTAGATACTGTAATGATAGAGCAAATGTATGTGGGAGGGCAGATAGTGACCACATACGAAATAGAGAATTACCCGGGATTTGACGGAATTAGCGGTCCTGATCTTATAAACAAAATGGAATCACAAGCAAAAAGATATGGACTGCAGATTTACAATGAGGAAGTCGTCGGGTTAGACATCACAGGCAGCGTAAAAAAAGTCACCACCAACAAGAAGACTTATGAGGCAAAAGCGATTATAATAGCAACAGGTGCTACACCTAAAGAGTTAGGATTTGATAAAGAGAGAAAATTCAGAGGCTCAGGTGTTTCATATTGTGCTACATGTGATGGGGCATTTTATAAGGATCAAGTGGTTGCCGTTGTAGGTGGTGGCGATACTGCAATGGAGGATTCAAACTACCTTACAAAATTTGCCAAGAAGGTATATGTAATTCACAGGAGAGATAAATTAAGGGCTTCTAAGACTCTTCAAGATAGAGCTTTTGCAAATCCTAAGATAGAATTTATCTGGGACACTGTTGTAAAAGACATACAAGGAGAATATGGTGTCGAAGGATTAGTCTTAAAAAATGTGAAGACGAATGAAGAAACCACACTAAAAGTTGATGGTGTATTTATAGCTATAGGATTAAGCCCAAATTCAGAATTAGTAAAAGGTATTGTTGATACAGATGAGTATGGTTACATAATAACCGATGAAGATATGAAGACGAATATTCCAGGTGTTTTTGCTGCAGGAGATGTTAGGAAAAAGACATTGAGGCAGGTAGTGACAGCAACGGCAGATGGTGCTATTGCTGCTTATGTAGCTGAAAAGTATATAGATAGCCTTTAAAAAAAGCCATCCATTAATGGATGGCTTTTTCTATTCTTGACTGTCGTCTTCTTTTTTATCGTCTTTCTTTTCACTTTCTTTGGTTTCATCGTTATCGCTTTGCGTTTTGGTGTCGTTGCTGATTTCAGACTCTTTCAAGGTAGGTATTATTATTCTCTGTCCAGGGTATATGAGGGAAGGATTTTGAATGTCAGGGTTAGCTCTTAATATTGCATCGACTGTAGTATTGAATCTTGCAGCAATATTGTAAAGTGTATCGCCAGGCTTTACAACGTACACCATTCTGCCTTCTTTATGATGTTCAAACGGTGGATTATAAGGCATAGTAGGAGATGTCTTGGATGGACACGGTATGACGACAGTCTGACCTGGATAAATCATATTAGGGTCCATAAAATAGTTGACTCTTAATATTTCATCAAGAGAAACGCCGAATTTGTTTGCTATGCTCCATAATGTGTCGCCAGGCTGAACGATGTAATTTGTTGGACATGGCATGTTGTACATTGGCGCTGCCGGTATGTTGTGCATTTCACCGAATGATCCCGTATAAGTGTTATAAGCATAAGACGTTTCAGGTGCTGACTGCATAGGAATGTTTCCATTTGGTATAAAAAGCATTTGTCCTGGATAAATTGTGTATGGGTAAAGTATGTTATTTACATATATAATCGATTCATAAGGAACGCCAAATTTCTGGCCTATTAGATAAATTGTATTTCCAGGCATGACCGTATAATAGACTCCGGTAACTGGCACTATCAATGTTTGGCCAGGATATATAAGCGATGGATTGACGATGTTGTTTCTCGAAATAATGGCTTCTACAGAAGTATTAAACTTTTTTGCAATTGAGAATAAAGTATCTCCGGACTTTACGACATACGTAAATTCCAATGTAACCATATTTATACTCCTCCTTTCCCTATTCATAATATGTATTTTGAAGTTTATGGTGACATAGTTGCACCTATATTTGAATATTTTATAATGTGGCTTTTTAATAAAAGTGGAGGAGAAATTCAGATGAAACGGTATAGATATTTTTTCTTTATCGTCATAGCTTTAATGTTTATTGCTCTATTGAGTTTTTTAAGCAAAACTGTTGAGACAGTAAATCAAATTCCTTTGATGAATAAGATCGTTATAATCGATGCTGGTCACGGAGGAAGTGATCCGGGTAAGCCCGGCAAATATGGAGAAGACGAAGATAAACTAAACCTTAAAATAGCGTCAAAGCTTAAAGACTTAATAGAAGAAAGCGGTGGGATAACGCTTATGACGAGAGAAGATGATACATTGTCGGATAAGGACATAATGAAGGATTTAAAAAATAGAGTACATGCTGGCAATGATGTAAAAGGCGATATTATGTTAAGTATTCATCTAAATAGTTTTCCCGATCCAAGGTATAAAGGGGCGCAGGTCTTTTATCAAAAAAATTCAAAAGAAGGCAAACTTCTGGCGGAACTGATACAAGATGAGCTTAGAAAGACGTTAGATCCCAACAATGACCGAATGGCCAAAGAGACAAGTACATTTTATATTTTGAGGCATGCAAAAATGCCTGCTGTGATAATAGAGTGTGGTTTTATGTCTAACCCTGAGGAAGAGAGGCTTTTAAATGATGAAAACTATCAATATAAGATTGCATGGGCCATATACAAAGGTGTAAATAGATATTTTAAAGAAAAATCTTGAGTCCTTGTTTAAGGGATCTTTTTTTTGTATACTTAAAGTAAAGAAATCATATAAATTGGGCAAAATATTTATGTATTACATTTATTTGAAACGATGGAGGAATTATGGAGATCATAAATAAAATTATTGATAACGTAAATAAAGTTATAGTAGGCAAAGCTGAAGAAGTAAAGCTTGTCCTTATAGCGCTCTTATCTGGTGGACATGTTCTTATAGAGGATGTTCCTGGAGTTGGGAAGACATCATTAGTAAAGGCATTGGCTAAATCCATAAGTGCGGATTTTAAGAGGATTCAATTTACGCCGGATTTATTGCCGTCAGATGTTATTGGAGTTTCTATATATAATCCTGAAAAAGGTGTCTTTGAATTTAAACAAGGACCTATAATGAGCCAAATTCTTCTGGCAGACGAAATAAACAGAACATCTCCCAAGACGCAATCAAGTCTTTTAGAAGCTATGGAAGAAAGGCAGATTACTGTTGACGGAAATACTTACCATTTACCTCGGCCATTTATGGTAATCGCCACGCAAAATCCGATTGAGTACGATGGGACATACAGATTACCAGAAGCACAGTTAGACAGATTTATGATTAGAATAAGCTTAGGGTATCCAGATATGAAGCACGAAATAAACATGCTTAAGATGTTTGAAGCTTTAGATCCACTGGAAGATTTGAAATCAGTAGTATCAATTAGAGAGATTTTGAAGATGCAAGATGAAGTAAAATCTGTATATGTTGATGACAACATATTGATTTATATTATAGACATAGTAAACAAGACGAGAAATTCAGATATGGTACTTTTAGGTGCAAGTCCGAGAGCGGCTTTAAATTTGATGAAGGCAGCCCAAGCAAAGGCGTTTATAGAAGGGCGCACTTACGTATTGCCTGATGATGTAAAATATTTATGTGTGCCAGTTTTGTCTCACAGGATAATATTAAAAAACGAGATGAGATTTAATAACATAGATGAAAAAAGCGTCATAAAAGACATTTTAAATACGGCTAAAGTTCCGGTGGTAAAAAAGTATGCGTAATTTCATTTTATTATTGTCATTTACCATTATTTCTTTTCTTTTTGCGATTTTTACCAGCGGTGAAATACTGTATTATATTTTCTTTGTAAATGTGGCTTTGTTGTCGCTAAGTTTTTTATATGCCGCGATAGCCATTTTATCAATATCAATAGAAATCGATATTGACAGTACTGAAATCAATGTTGACGATAAAATCAAGTACAGTATTAAGATCAAAAATAAATTTTTTTTGCCGCTGGCATTTGTATCAATTGATGAAAATAATAGAAAATTTTTTCCTATTGCTACAAATTTGAATTCATTTCAGAAAAAAGTTATTAAAAGAAACGTTTTGTTTAAAAAAAGAGGGATATATACTGTTGGCCCGATTGTAATAAAAGTAAAGGATCCTTTCGGCATATTTCAAATGAAGAAGACGGTCAATAGACAATATAATATAGTGGTGTATCCTAAGGTATACGATACCCCCTTTGATTTACCCTTAGCTTCAGATGTGGGTGGATTTGCAAGCCGGGCTAAGCAGTTTGAAGACTACACAAATTTGGCGAATTTAAGAGAATATGTGGATGGAGATAGTCTTAAAAAGATTCATTGGCGAATATCAGCAAAATTACAAAAATTATATGTAAAAGAGTACCAATACACAGCTTTAAGTGAAGTTAATATTTTGTGGGATTTATACAAAAATCACTATAAGGCAGATGACGGAAATATAGATGAGATGACGGCAGAGTGTGTGCTTTCACTGGCAAAATATTGTCTTACAAACGGGATCCCTGTACGACTTGTTGATTATGAGACGAATAAGCCGTTAGCACAGTGTAGCAGAGTAAAGGATTTTAGTATAATTAAATTTTGGACTTTAAAATTATTTCCTATTTATGAAATAGATTTTGACAGAAAATTGCTTGAGTACGTAAGTGGACTTCCGCGAGATTTTACGATGGCTATTGTTACTCCATCTATCGATGAAAAATTATTGGCGGCTTTGTCTCAAATCAATATTAATCAAAACATCGCAATCTTTTATACCAACAAAGATAGATTGGATGAAAAAACGAAAAATAGACTGGGAAATTCAGGGATAAAAATAACATCTTGGAGAGATATGTATGAAAGTGTACACATGGAAGTTCAACATAATTGAGTATATTATGACGTCTTTGTTGACAGTAATTCTGTCTCTCTCGGTATTTGTTGGTTTGAATTTTAAAGTGGACATTGTAGAAGTAGTTTCTTTGACTTTGGCGTTTGTGGCGCTTTTGACTATTTTCTTAAAAAGACCTCAGCTTGTAGTCACTTTTTTGTCTACTTTTATATTAGTTGATTTGTATTATTTTTACATGAGAAAAGATGTGCTTACAAAAGTCGTATTAGAAATTGATAAATACGTCAATTGGCTTTATATATACATGAGTGAGTCAAGCTGGCCTGAAGGATTTAATCAGTTGACAAACAGATACTTTTTTACAACAGTCTTATTGAGTGTTTTTTTGATTTCGCTTGTTATTACTTTTTTAAACAGGATTTTAAAAAGTTATTTTTTGACTATGCTGTTTGGCATATTTGTATTAGTTTTTCAGTGGTACAATTACGTAGACAAAGCATACGCTTTTTTAGTATTCTATGTAGCAGCAAGTTTTATAAACATGTCAGTAATCAACTATCAAAAAGCGGGAAATGGAAAGGCTTCTATCGCAAGCCTTTTGGCTATTGCAATTTTATTTTCATCTATAAGCACGGTTATAGCATACACAGTGCCGAAAAATTTCCACCCTGTTGTGTGGCAAACATTAAATGATAAATTTTACGATGCATTTCCATTTACAAAGACATGGAGAAATGGAATAGGGAGTACAAGTGGTGCAAATAGCTTTACAACAGATTTTAGTTCATTTTCTCAAAACTTAGGCGGACCGGAAACTGTAAGCGATCAGGTGGTAATGAGGGTAAAAGCTGATGAGAGTCTGTACTTAAGAGGCGAAGTGTTTGATACGTATGAAAACAATAAATGGACTAATTCAGTAGTTCAGCACAGTTTTGGGAGGGATAATTACTTCCAACCGGAATTTGATAAAAATATTAAATACACGATAAAAAGCGTGGAGATTTTCCCTGTTGCAATGAATACGAATATTATTTTTTCGCCTTGGCAGCCTTACCATGTAAATATCAGCAATATATACGATAGAAGTACGTTAGCCATGACGACAGCAGGTAGACATGTGAAAAGCGGGTACACAGTACAGTATTACAAGACGGAAATAAGTGCAAGCTTTCTGGAGAAGGACAAGGTAGTAAATAGCAGTGACATGAGCATGTACCTGCAGTATCCTTCTAATCTTCCAGAGAGGGTGAAAGAGCTTGCATTAAACATCACAAAGGATAAGAAAACCGATTATGACAAAGTAAAGGCTATCGAGCAGTACCTGAGAAATACTTATAAATACAATCTGGATGTACCTGATACACCACAGGGAAGAGATTTTGTTGATTACTTCCTTTTTGACTTAAAACAAGGATATTGCACATACTTTGCAACATCAATGGTTATAATGCTTAGGACAATAGGGATACCAGCCAGATATGTTGTGGGATTTAAGATGCCTTCACAACCTGTATTAGGCAGTGAATATGACATAAAAGAATCTTATGCACATGCATGGGTGGAGGTACCTTTTCAAAATAGCGGATGGGTGACATTTGAGCCGACGGCAATTTATCAAGAAACTTATGCAGGTGCATCTTCAGTTAATAATAGCGATGTGTCAACAGTACAGCAAAATAATGATAGTAGCACTGCTCCTATTACCAAGTCAAATGCCAGCCAAAATTCGGTACAAAATAAACCTGTAGGGAGTTTGTCAAAAAACAACACATCCAATAAAGATACGCATAGAATGATATTTTTTATAGTCTTGGTTCTTTTATTAGCCATATTTGCAGCTATCAGATATGTTTTATTAAAAAGACATCATAGTTCAAGGAGAAGTGCCTTTTTATACTACTACAATAAAATTTTAAAAAGGCTTAAAAGGAGAGGATTTAAAAGATATGACAGTGAAACCACTGTAGAGTTTCAAAATAGAATATTGGATATGGGCTTTTCCGACTTCGACAAGATTACAAAAATTTATAATGATTTAGTGTATGGCAACATAGAACCGTCAGAAGAAGATATCGTATATATAAAGGAGTATCTTAAGAAAAATATGGGTCATAAAAAGTTTAGTGGTAGTAAACCGGGTGATTTGATTAATTGACATTAATATGTTATCGAATATATAATATATTTGGAGTTGTTATTATTTCTCCTGATAGGAGGCTTGCTGATGGTTTTAAGTTACGAGCCCGGAGTAAAAAGCAGAATTATGGTTTGCGTTACTCCGCAAAAGAGCTGCCAAAGGCTTGTTGAAAGAGGAGCAGAGAGGGCGAAAGAGACAAATGGGGAATTTTGTGTTGTGTATGTGAATAAAAACAATGATATATATAAAGATTTGAAGGAACACAAGATCTTAGTCGAACTCTTTGAGATGGCTCAGAAATTAGGTGGCAGAGTATCCATATTGGTTGGAAAGAAGATTTCAGATGCTTTAGCTGAATTTGCTGCTGAAAACGATATTACAGAGATAATAGTAGGCAAATCATTGAGATCTGCCTTTGACGTATTGATTCACGGAGATGTGATAAATCCTCTCATAAAGCGGGTTGAGGAGAAGAATATAATCGTTGAAGTCATAGAATAATAGTCATTCTATGACTTTTTTCTTTATTTAATATACTAAGTTTATAGGATTTTCGGAATTATTAGTGTATAATTATTATGAGCAAGTACTAAAATTATATTAGTTTACAATTTTGCCTCAAGAGGTGAGCTTTTTGTTCAATGGCCTTATAGAAATAATAAAGACGATGAAGATAAATGACATCGTAGATATAGCGATAATAGCTTATGTAACGTACCGCCTTATATTAGTCATACGAAAAACCAGAGCTGAGCAACTATTTAAAGGAATTATAATTCTTTTAATACTTACAAAATTAAGCGAGTGGCTGCAGCTTAGGACAGTCAATTATATTTTAAGCAATGCAATGACTGTTGGCGTTATAGCACTTTTAATAGTATTTCAGCCAGAACTGAGGAGAGCCTTAGAATCCCTCGGAAGAAGCGAGTTTATTAAGAGAAACTTTTTCATAATAAACGATGAAGTCCAGGATATAGCCGATGTCATAAGCGAGATATGCGATGCTGTCCAATTTTTGTCCAGATCTAAAATAGGTGCTTTGATTGTTTTGGAGAGAAATACTGGTTTAAATGAACTCATAGAAACTGGCATATCTTTAGACTCCAAAATATCCAGTGAGCTTCTAATAAATACATTTATACCAAATACCCCCCTTCACGACGGAGCGGTTATAATAAGAGGCGATAGGATAATGGCCGCTGGATGTTTTTTGCCACTTACTGACAATCAAAATTTAAGCACTGAGCTCGGCACGAGGCACAGAGCTGCCATAGGTGTGACTGAAGTGTCAGATGCTGTATCAGTCATAGTTTCAGAAGAAACTGGTACTATATCACTTGCTCAAAACGGAAGAATATCAAGGCATTTGGATATAAAGACTTTAAAAGAAGTTCTTTTAAGTATGTTCAAAGTTAAGGACAGCAAAGGCTCTAACTGGTTCAAATGGGGGAATAAGCATGCTGAGTAAAAATCTACCTATAAAGATACTTTCAGTTTTAATAGCATTTATATTGTGGCTTTATGTGATGGGTGAGAAGAACCCAGAGATATCTTATGATGTAGGCAATATTCCTGTAAATATAGTGAATGTCAATACGCTTGACAAGAAAGGATTGACACTTATAGGGGATAAAAATTTCTCGGTGACAGTCAGGATTAAAGGCCGAAGAAGTGATGTGATGAATGTAAGACCTTCAGACATACAGGTTGAAGCAGATGTCAGCAGGATAATAACAAAGGGGATAAATGTCGTGCCTGTTGAAGTAAGTTCACTTCCTAAGAATGTGACATTTGTTTCTGCAAATCCTTCGGAGATAAAGCTTGATGTAGACAAAGTTTCAAGGGTGCAGATGCCGGTGCACGTAAAGGTCAATGGAGCTGTAATGGATGGCTTTGCTATGAAGCCTGCTGTGGCGACTCCTGGTGAAGTAGTGATTACTGGCCCTGAAAGCAAAGTGAATTTGATAAAAGATGTAGTAGCACAAGTCGATATGGCTAATAAATCAAAGGATGTAAGCATATCTGTACCTGTTGAACCGGTGGACAGAAATGGCAACGAAGTCAAAGGCGTAGATGTGAATCCCGGATATATTAAAGTGGATATAGATGTGAACAAGGCCATAAGAGTACCTGTGAATGCAAAGATATTTGGCAAACCTATGGATGGATATGATGTTGCACAAGTAAGTGTCTTGCCTGAGTACGTTTATGTGACGGGAGATGATGCTGTATTAAACACCATCAAAAGCGTTGACACTAAGCAGATAGACATATCGGGCAAGAATGCGTCTGTCACCGAAAGCGTGCCTTTTGACCTTCCAAATGGCGTTAGCCTTGTGAAAAGCGACAGCACAGCAAAAGTTTTTATAGATATTGAAAAGATAGTTACAAATAACATAACTATAAGCAGCATAGACGTTAAAGGTGGCGACAACAAAAATGTCACTATTTTAAATCCAAGTATCGTAGTAACTGTCACTGGCCCAGAAAATGTAGTAGATTCGGCTACTTCCAGCGATTTTAGCGCTTATGTAGATGCTACAAATGCAACTACAGGTACACAGACATTGCCAGTAAATGTGACGACGAATTTGAATCTAAAGATAGTCAAGGTAAATCCACAATCTGTGGACGTCAATGTTCAATGATCTTTATTTTATAATAAAAGGATGATCAAAATGGATTTTAAACGACTGACCGTAGTTCTGGGGCATTATGGCACAGGTAAAACAGAAATAGCCATAAATTACGCAAGGTATATAAAGACATGTGGATATGATGTAGACATAGTAGATCTTGATATAGTAAATCCATATTTTCGACCAAGAGAAGTTAGAAAAGAGCTTTTAGATAGATGGGGCATAAAAGTAATTGGTGTGGATGAAAAATACATGAATGCAGATATGCCGGCATTATCAAGAGATATATACAGCGTCATGCAAGACGAGGAAAAATATGCTGTATTTGATATTGGTGGCGATGATGCAGGGGCAAT contains these protein-coding regions:
- the cdaA gene encoding diadenylate cyclase CdaA yields the protein MFNGLIEIIKTMKINDIVDIAIIAYVTYRLILVIRKTRAEQLFKGIIILLILTKLSEWLQLRTVNYILSNAMTVGVIALLIVFQPELRRALESLGRSEFIKRNFFIINDEVQDIADVISEICDAVQFLSRSKIGALIVLERNTGLNELIETGISLDSKISSELLINTFIPNTPLHDGAVIIRGDRIMAAGCFLPLTDNQNLSTELGTRHRAAIGVTEVSDAVSVIVSEETGTISLAQNGRISRHLDIKTLKEVLLSMFKVKDSKGSNWFKWGNKHAE
- a CDS encoding CdaR family protein, whose translation is MLSKNLPIKILSVLIAFILWLYVMGEKNPEISYDVGNIPVNIVNVNTLDKKGLTLIGDKNFSVTVRIKGRRSDVMNVRPSDIQVEADVSRIITKGINVVPVEVSSLPKNVTFVSANPSEIKLDVDKVSRVQMPVHVKVNGAVMDGFAMKPAVATPGEVVITGPESKVNLIKDVVAQVDMANKSKDVSISVPVEPVDRNGNEVKGVDVNPGYIKVDIDVNKAIRVPVNAKIFGKPMDGYDVAQVSVLPEYVYVTGDDAVLNTIKSVDTKQIDISGKNASVTESVPFDLPNGVSLVKSDSTAKVFIDIEKIVTNNITISSIDVKGGDNKNVTILNPSIVVTVTGPENVVDSATSSDFSAYVDATNATTGTQTLPVNVTTNLNLKIVKVNPQSVDVNVQ
- a CDS encoding universal stress protein, giving the protein MVLSYEPGVKSRIMVCVTPQKSCQRLVERGAERAKETNGEFCVVYVNKNNDIYKDLKEHKILVELFEMAQKLGGRVSILVGKKISDALAEFAAENDITEIIVGKSLRSAFDVLIHGDVINPLIKRVEEKNIIVEVIE